A single genomic interval of uncultured Desulfobulbus sp. harbors:
- a CDS encoding PilZ domain-containing protein: protein MGKSKVKVDIKNNRLTIILPACVTLKELENIYAEIRFGVADLQPGFDVVTDLTHCSIGHLNAIPVLWKISSYLTAHKVGRIVRVVSDMGIILKQLIAIEMKFKCYKPIYVSNMEEAEQELSSPNKPGGIRFQLHDRPLNYQVHGEQIRGDIVDISTSGCSIRGQTKNLEVDLELAVTFELGKKDKPLTSFALQSKVIRVNEDMFVIQFTDMDEVQKRQLYDCLTNELNNNF from the coding sequence ATGGGTAAGTCCAAAGTCAAAGTCGATATCAAAAACAACAGGCTCACGATCATCCTGCCAGCTTGTGTTACCCTCAAGGAATTAGAAAATATATACGCTGAGATTCGGTTCGGAGTAGCTGATCTCCAACCAGGATTTGATGTTGTCACGGACCTCACCCATTGTTCCATCGGTCACCTCAATGCCATTCCGGTTTTATGGAAGATATCTTCCTACTTAACAGCCCATAAAGTGGGCCGGATAGTACGAGTTGTCAGCGATATGGGGATAATTCTGAAACAGCTCATTGCCATTGAAATGAAGTTCAAGTGTTACAAGCCGATATATGTGTCGAACATGGAAGAGGCGGAGCAAGAGTTGAGTTCGCCAAACAAACCAGGCGGCATACGTTTTCAACTCCATGATCGACCGTTGAACTACCAGGTTCATGGAGAACAAATCAGAGGGGACATTGTCGATATATCGACGAGTGGTTGCAGTATTCGAGGGCAAACAAAGAACCTCGAGGTCGATCTGGAACTTGCCGTTACCTTTGAACTAGGCAAGAAAGACAAGCCGTTGACATCCTTTGCACTGCAGTCAAAAGTGATACGAGTTAACGAGGACATGTTCGTCATCCAGTTTACTGATATGGATGAGGTCCAGAAGCGACAACTTTATGATTGCCTGACGAACGAATTAAACAACAACTTTTAG
- a CDS encoding transposase: protein MGNKGYGSIPGTLFECITFLARALPVRSVPTFIELLIGAMLTQTGFVTGAWLAIRPRRSWSAYYKWLQEGKWSWVALGVQMARMVVTFFPQLVWFLIIDDTFVYRASRKAPGSGIYHQHGNKANRPQYARGQCWVSMALSVTRGKKHSAIPLLSRLMRTDGNTGKLDAAKVLLRTVARVFTGKKVCLLVDSWYMKYPLIAFVLALGFQVIGQVRRDTALYALPVATGKRGRPAKYGAKYTPDEVALLPEVRHWLFLYGKWQWVRYRSAVCLAKFLRGHRVRAVWMQFEDEDGELSKPRLLISTNSQLSADEVFKFYARRWAIEDLFNQMKNGWGWREAWQQSRQVLHRWTQILSAAYALPQLLSMYCSEQMHGLLQLTPWRKKAPVTAGQIRLGLRMFFSHVRVRDWWNPTCRKFEPGSPLGKSGNTADSGKNSRKRRERNNRVTHPAPPS from the coding sequence ATGGGCAACAAGGGATATGGCAGTATCCCCGGGACCCTGTTTGAATGTATCACATTCCTTGCCAGGGCTCTACCGGTACGTTCCGTTCCAACCTTTATCGAACTGCTGATCGGTGCCATGCTCACCCAGACCGGGTTTGTTACCGGAGCCTGGCTGGCGATCAGACCGCGACGCAGTTGGAGCGCCTATTACAAATGGCTCCAGGAAGGCAAGTGGTCCTGGGTCGCCCTTGGGGTGCAGATGGCCCGGATGGTAGTGACCTTCTTTCCCCAGCTGGTCTGGTTCCTGATCATTGACGACACCTTCGTCTACCGGGCTTCCCGAAAGGCGCCGGGAAGCGGAATCTATCACCAGCACGGCAACAAGGCCAATCGACCCCAGTATGCCCGCGGCCAGTGCTGGGTGAGCATGGCCCTGTCGGTAACCAGGGGCAAAAAGCACTCGGCGATCCCTTTGCTCTCCCGGCTGATGCGCACCGACGGCAACACCGGCAAGCTCGATGCGGCGAAGGTCCTGCTCAGGACCGTAGCACGGGTGTTCACCGGCAAAAAGGTCTGTCTCCTAGTGGACAGCTGGTATATGAAGTACCCTTTGATCGCCTTTGTCCTGGCCCTTGGCTTTCAGGTGATCGGCCAGGTCCGACGGGATACGGCGCTGTACGCGCTTCCAGTGGCCACCGGCAAACGGGGGCGGCCGGCCAAGTATGGCGCCAAATACACCCCGGATGAGGTTGCTCTCTTGCCGGAGGTACGCCATTGGCTGTTCCTCTACGGCAAGTGGCAATGGGTACGCTACCGGAGTGCTGTCTGCCTGGCTAAATTCCTTCGCGGCCATCGGGTCAGGGCCGTGTGGATGCAGTTCGAAGACGAGGATGGCGAGCTCAGTAAGCCACGCCTGCTCATCTCCACCAACAGTCAGCTGAGTGCAGACGAGGTGTTCAAGTTCTACGCCCGCCGCTGGGCCATCGAAGACCTCTTCAACCAGATGAAGAACGGTTGGGGCTGGCGCGAGGCCTGGCAGCAGTCCCGCCAAGTGCTGCACCGCTGGACTCAGATCCTTTCGGCCGCCTATGCCCTGCCGCAACTGCTGAGCATGTATTGCAGCGAGCAGATGCACGGACTGCTGCAACTGACGCCATGGCGGAAAAAGGCCCCGGTGACCGCCGGCCAGATTCGCTTGGGACTACGGATGTTTTTCAGCCATGTCCGGGTTCGGGACTGGTGGAACCCGACATGCCGAAAATTCGAACCCGGTTCACCCCTTGGGAAATCGGGCAATACTGCCGATTCAGGAAAAAACTCCAGGAAACGGAGAGAAAGGAACAATAGGGTAACTCATCCGGCACCGCCATCGTGA
- a CDS encoding IS1634 family transposase, with protein MYLRTTKRKNKNGTVTEYLQLAHNERNPETNSTVARIIHSFGRADQLDREALVRLARSIARVCGVTIVDPAGSEEAQGGGLPDDLEILRTVELGTVLVIETLWERLGIGKALRSLLDKGKYAVAYDQALLAMTANRLCAPESKLGVWDRWLEQVHLPKCQGLKLRQMYEAMDFLHKHIDAVEEAVFFQTANLFNLSVDLIFYDTTTASFSIDYEDEEDENDGLRQYGHSKEGTWTPQIVVALAVTREGLPVKSWVFPGNTADVSTIERIRKDLRGWNLGRALFVADSGMNSSANREELARACGKYLLATRMASVAEIKKEVLSQPGRFTTFTDNLQAKEVVIGDGERRRRYILCFNPKEAERQRIQREEIVGMLEEQLAGHKDRDASAQWAVELLASKRYKRYLRTTEAGKIRLDRAAITEAKRYDGKWVLETNDDTISLEDAALGYKGLLVIERCFRSLKRTQIKMMPMYHWAARRIETHVKICVLALLIERVAERECGEPWSRIRRNLAKLQATEFQKDQHSFFQINSAPEACRELMKKLVTPLPTKIFGIKPLEK; from the coding sequence ATGTATCTGCGAACCACGAAACGAAAAAACAAGAACGGCACCGTTACCGAGTATCTCCAGCTCGCCCACAACGAGCGGAATCCGGAGACCAACTCCACCGTTGCCCGCATCATCCACAGCTTCGGACGCGCCGATCAGCTCGACCGTGAGGCCTTGGTGCGGCTCGCCCGATCTATAGCCAGAGTCTGCGGGGTAACCATTGTTGACCCCGCTGGTAGCGAGGAGGCTCAAGGTGGTGGACTGCCCGACGATCTTGAGATCCTGCGCACAGTCGAACTCGGCACAGTGCTGGTCATCGAAACCCTTTGGGAGCGGTTGGGTATCGGCAAAGCGCTGCGGTCTCTGCTGGACAAAGGCAAGTATGCCGTTGCCTATGACCAGGCCCTGCTGGCCATGACCGCCAATCGTCTCTGCGCACCGGAATCCAAACTCGGTGTTTGGGATCGGTGGCTGGAGCAGGTCCATCTGCCCAAATGCCAAGGCCTGAAACTGCGGCAGATGTACGAGGCGATGGATTTCCTCCACAAGCATATCGACGCGGTAGAGGAAGCAGTCTTTTTTCAGACCGCCAACTTGTTCAACCTCTCGGTTGATCTGATCTTTTACGATACGACGACGGCTTCATTCTCCATTGATTACGAGGACGAGGAAGACGAAAACGACGGTCTGCGTCAGTACGGTCATTCCAAAGAGGGCACGTGGACGCCGCAAATCGTGGTCGCCCTGGCGGTTACCCGAGAGGGATTGCCGGTAAAAAGTTGGGTTTTTCCCGGTAACACGGCGGATGTATCCACGATCGAGCGTATCAGAAAGGACCTGCGAGGCTGGAACCTCGGTCGAGCGCTGTTCGTGGCCGACTCGGGTATGAACTCCTCCGCTAACCGAGAAGAACTTGCACGGGCCTGTGGCAAATACCTGCTGGCCACCCGCATGGCATCGGTGGCCGAAATCAAGAAAGAGGTCCTCTCGCAACCAGGTCGCTTCACCACCTTCACCGACAACCTGCAAGCCAAGGAAGTTGTTATCGGCGATGGCGAGCGACGGCGGCGATACATCCTCTGCTTCAACCCAAAGGAAGCAGAGCGGCAACGAATACAACGGGAAGAGATCGTCGGCATGCTCGAAGAGCAGCTTGCCGGCCATAAAGACCGTGATGCTTCCGCCCAATGGGCCGTCGAACTGCTGGCCTCAAAACGATACAAGCGATACCTGAGAACAACCGAGGCCGGAAAAATTCGCCTGGACCGAGCAGCCATCACCGAGGCCAAACGCTACGACGGCAAGTGGGTGCTGGAAACCAACGATGACACCATCAGCCTTGAAGATGCGGCCCTTGGCTACAAAGGGCTTTTGGTTATCGAACGGTGTTTCCGATCCCTCAAGCGCACCCAGATCAAAATGATGCCTATGTATCATTGGGCCGCACGGCGCATCGAAACGCATGTAAAAATCTGTGTTCTGGCGCTGCTCATAGAGCGCGTTGCGGAACGTGAGTGCGGGGAGCCCTGGTCCCGGATACGGCGCAACTTAGCCAAACTTCAAGCCACTGAGTTTCAAAAAGACCAGCACAGTTTTTTTCAGATTAATTCAGCGCCGGAAGCCTGTCGTGAACTGATGAAAAAACTTGTAACTCCGCTACCGACCAAAATTTTTGGCATTAAGCCCCTTGAAAAATAA
- the istA gene encoding IS21 family transposase, with protein sequence MIGRRTVLEIVELKEQGFSIRSIARQLQLNRETVAKYLADDTPKRTKVKKASKLDPYREMIAEMVARCPDIKAPVVLQRISSKGFNGEITIVRDLLRRLRGQRSQRQPFIRFESEPGEQIQIDWGHFSGLSYGESSRKLYALAVLEGYSRMLYVYFTHSQQQESLHQGLLEAFRYFGGTPKEIVVDNMLTAVTERVGSIIRFNDAFLEFIGNFGIRPHACSIRAPHEKGKVENAIKYIRTNFWPLREITSLDQAQEQVRHWLDTVANVRKHATTGQRPIDRLQGLQPLPDPLPDCRQVCALQVHKDFGVRFDANVYSVPPWAVGKQVVLKADNQRVSIYLKDKMIACHCRCWQRRQRLELPGHREQVQKIKKRTLRDRQVMIFLSLGEIALRYLNQLTDLRLPIKKNIVALLLLGDEYGESALRYGLEKSLEKKAIGADYVRNILYQEMTPVNDHPPVRLDQENLNDIRLTTPSLAEYDAIALKRRSGNG encoded by the coding sequence ATGATCGGCAGGCGAACGGTTCTGGAAATTGTGGAGCTCAAGGAACAGGGATTTTCTATCCGCAGTATTGCCAGGCAGTTACAGTTGAATCGCGAGACCGTGGCAAAATACCTCGCCGACGATACGCCGAAGCGGACCAAGGTTAAAAAAGCGTCCAAGCTGGATCCCTACAGAGAGATGATTGCCGAGATGGTTGCACGCTGTCCGGACATAAAGGCGCCGGTGGTGCTGCAGAGAATCAGTAGTAAGGGGTTCAACGGTGAAATCACTATAGTGCGGGACCTGCTCAGACGATTGCGTGGTCAGCGATCTCAGCGCCAACCTTTTATCCGTTTTGAGTCGGAACCGGGCGAGCAAATCCAGATCGATTGGGGCCACTTTTCCGGCCTTTCCTATGGTGAGAGCAGCAGGAAACTCTATGCGCTTGCCGTGCTGGAAGGCTACAGCCGCATGCTCTACGTTTATTTTACCCACAGTCAGCAACAGGAGTCGCTGCATCAGGGATTGCTGGAAGCATTCAGGTATTTCGGCGGGACGCCGAAAGAAATCGTGGTCGACAACATGCTCACCGCAGTGACGGAGCGGGTGGGTTCGATCATCCGTTTCAATGACGCCTTTCTCGAATTTATCGGCAATTTCGGCATCCGGCCCCATGCCTGTAGCATCCGGGCGCCCCATGAAAAAGGCAAGGTGGAGAATGCCATCAAATACATCCGTACCAACTTCTGGCCCCTGCGGGAGATAACCAGCCTCGACCAGGCCCAGGAGCAGGTGCGGCACTGGCTGGACACCGTGGCCAACGTCAGAAAGCACGCCACCACCGGCCAGCGCCCCATAGACCGGCTGCAGGGGTTGCAACCGCTGCCCGACCCACTACCGGACTGCCGGCAGGTCTGTGCGCTTCAGGTCCACAAGGACTTTGGAGTACGTTTCGATGCCAACGTCTATTCCGTACCGCCATGGGCCGTTGGTAAACAGGTTGTTCTCAAGGCTGACAACCAACGAGTCTCCATCTACCTCAAAGACAAAATGATCGCCTGCCATTGCCGGTGCTGGCAGCGGAGACAGCGCCTGGAGCTACCAGGCCACCGGGAACAGGTACAGAAAATCAAGAAGAGAACGCTTCGCGATCGACAGGTGATGATTTTCCTCTCTCTGGGAGAAATCGCGCTGCGGTATCTCAACCAGCTGACCGATCTTCGGCTCCCGATCAAAAAGAATATCGTCGCCCTATTGCTGCTGGGGGATGAATACGGCGAGTCCGCGCTGCGCTATGGACTGGAAAAATCATTGGAGAAAAAGGCTATCGGCGCCGACTATGTCCGCAACATCCTCTACCAGGAGATGACACCGGTCAATGATCACCCGCCGGTACGGCTTGACCAGGAGAACCTCAATGACATCAGGCTCACAACTCCGTCTTTGGCCGAGTACGACGCCATTGCCCTTAAAAGGAGATCCGGCAATGGTTAA
- the istB gene encoding IS21-like element helper ATPase IstB: MVKEIQGKFKALRLKHCAENIESILEQGKQKNLSALQAMHRLLDLELEQRRRARIMLCFKQSKLPEQPTIDQFDFNFHSSRSQHKTTILGLLDLEFIRRKMDVILIGNPGVGKSLLAKTIAYGATQDGIKTLFTSAMDMINQLVAAQDNRTLLSKLKTYQSPDLLVIDEIGYLPLGQQGSNLFFQVISARHKQKSTIITTNLPFAQWGNIFDNTTVATAIADRLVYNSEILVMEGKSYRKRA, translated from the coding sequence ATGGTTAAAGAGATCCAGGGGAAGTTCAAGGCATTGCGCCTTAAACACTGCGCGGAAAACATAGAATCCATCCTGGAGCAGGGGAAACAGAAAAACCTCTCTGCCCTGCAGGCGATGCATCGCCTGCTCGACCTGGAGCTCGAGCAGCGTCGTCGGGCAAGAATTATGCTGTGCTTCAAACAGTCGAAACTGCCGGAGCAGCCGACCATCGATCAGTTTGATTTCAACTTTCATTCATCACGCAGTCAGCACAAAACAACCATTCTTGGGCTGCTGGATCTTGAATTTATCCGCCGTAAAATGGACGTCATCCTCATCGGCAATCCTGGCGTGGGGAAAAGTCTCCTGGCAAAGACCATTGCCTATGGAGCCACCCAGGACGGCATCAAAACGCTTTTCACTTCGGCAATGGATATGATCAACCAGTTGGTCGCCGCTCAGGACAATCGAACCCTTTTAAGCAAACTCAAAACATACCAAAGTCCGGATCTGCTTGTGATAGATGAGATCGGGTATCTACCGCTTGGCCAACAGGGCTCAAACTTATTTTTCCAAGTTATCAGTGCTCGGCATAAACAGAAGTCGACCATCATAACGACCAATTTGCCCTTTGCACAATGGGGAAACATCTTTGATAACACCACTGTTGCCACGGCGATTGCCGACCGACTCGTCTACAACTCGGAGATCCTTGTCATGGAGGGAAAAAGCTATCGAAAAAGGGCATAA
- a CDS encoding ParB N-terminal domain-containing protein, producing MSTSPISTADILELSLDKIGERFAPLRIVNPAADSAMLQSVERYGQIMPVVVCEAQQNDYQLLDGFKRLRSARRLGMKSLKAQVMRLTLRAGKAALVQLNWVGKSISNMEEALVVHSLFHEDSLSQVEIATLLGRHKSWVCRRISLIDRLCDEGLAQIKLGLLPISMSRELIKLPRGNQELLIQAIANHHLSCRDTGRLVEELQGRPEYEHRPILERPWEILQYQDHLDTTASRLFSPAVRSIHHKILLMERYCLAVSCTMQTTEIKQFEEKEELFIRACCGEAVRTLEHTVKEVGRVAVPDAEAGQ from the coding sequence ATGTCAACCTCACCCATATCCACCGCTGATATTCTTGAACTTTCCCTGGATAAAATTGGAGAAAGATTCGCTCCCCTGCGGATCGTCAATCCGGCAGCCGACAGCGCCATGCTTCAGTCTGTGGAGCGCTACGGCCAGATCATGCCGGTGGTTGTCTGCGAGGCCCAGCAAAACGATTATCAACTGCTCGATGGCTTCAAACGGCTGCGAAGCGCCAGAAGGCTTGGCATGAAGTCACTCAAGGCCCAGGTAATGCGGCTTACCCTGCGTGCCGGCAAGGCGGCGCTGGTGCAGCTGAACTGGGTGGGGAAGTCAATCAGTAATATGGAAGAGGCGCTGGTGGTGCATTCACTGTTCCATGAAGACAGCTTGAGCCAGGTGGAGATCGCCACGTTGCTGGGACGGCATAAAAGCTGGGTTTGTCGGCGAATATCCTTGATTGACCGATTGTGCGATGAGGGGTTGGCCCAGATAAAGCTCGGTCTGCTGCCGATCAGCATGAGCCGGGAACTTATCAAGTTGCCACGTGGCAACCAGGAACTCCTCATTCAAGCGATTGCCAACCATCATCTCAGTTGCCGTGATACCGGCAGGCTGGTTGAAGAACTACAGGGCCGGCCGGAATATGAACACAGGCCGATTCTGGAAAGGCCGTGGGAAATACTCCAGTATCAAGACCATTTGGATACGACGGCAAGCAGGCTTTTTTCACCGGCTGTTCGGAGTATCCATCACAAAATTCTGCTTATGGAGCGGTACTGCCTGGCGGTTTCCTGCACCATGCAAACCACAGAGATCAAACAATTTGAGGAGAAAGAAGAGCTCTTTATACGCGCTTGCTGCGGGGAAGCCGTGCGAACCCTTGAACACACCGTCAAGGAGGTCGGCCGAGTTGCGGTGCCGGATGCAGAGGCCGGACAATGA
- a CDS encoding helix-turn-helix domain-containing protein, translating into MTVIVHSREELERLLITMHSEGWSIRKLAGYFSISRNTVRRILRKHAAARDTGHGAVCRQKQQPTLRESKLEPFLDRITELLKDFPKITGQRVYEEITAAGYDGGISILRARLRSLRPTPKKTPVIRFETEPGLQGQMDWSPYAIPFQRQGKITVNCFFVYPWIFQTTIYRFHPTPGSLHPDPPSPG; encoded by the coding sequence ATGACCGTCATCGTTCATAGCCGAGAAGAGTTGGAACGACTGCTGATAACCATGCACAGCGAAGGTTGGAGCATCCGTAAACTCGCGGGTTATTTTTCCATCAGCCGCAATACGGTACGGCGTATCCTGCGCAAACATGCCGCAGCCCGGGACACGGGTCATGGTGCCGTTTGCCGGCAAAAACAACAACCGACACTGCGCGAAAGCAAACTCGAGCCCTTTCTCGACCGGATTACGGAGCTGCTCAAGGATTTCCCCAAGATAACCGGTCAACGCGTGTACGAAGAGATTACCGCCGCCGGTTACGACGGCGGCATAAGTATTTTGCGTGCTCGGTTACGCAGCCTGCGGCCGACACCGAAAAAGACGCCGGTGATCCGTTTTGAGACAGAGCCCGGTCTGCAGGGGCAAATGGACTGGAGCCCCTATGCCATACCATTCCAGCGTCAAGGCAAGATCACGGTCAATTGTTTTTTCGTATATCCTTGGATTTTCCAGACGACAATATATCGATTTCACCCCACGCCGGGATCTCTTCACCCTGATCCGCCGTCACCTGGATAG
- the istB gene encoding IS21-like element helper ATPase IstB produces MKQGQITESMQRIKSSLKALKLDTIARILDEELARSAQSATPPTELLERLLTAETDALIQRRIERRIKESRLPERKLLADFDFDFQKGIDKAQILELAQLDFIRRKQGVILAGNSGTGKSHIAKALLLLACKETYRCRYTTASDMLRDLFSGLADDTLALKLKRYLTPDLLLIDEVGFDRLEQQDPCNACLFHKVIDGRYCKSSTMLTSNIDFKELGDYLGDPVITTAIVDRMVHHSIILSIQGPSWRLHQSQQLNHCSDRPKSEVE; encoded by the coding sequence ATGAAGCAGGGACAGATAACGGAGAGCATGCAGCGGATCAAAAGCAGCTTGAAAGCTCTCAAACTCGACACGATAGCAAGGATTCTCGATGAAGAATTGGCCAGGTCGGCCCAATCGGCAACACCGCCGACCGAGTTACTGGAACGTCTCCTGACAGCCGAGACGGATGCCCTGATCCAACGGAGAATCGAACGTCGGATCAAGGAATCAAGGCTACCGGAACGAAAACTGCTGGCGGACTTTGATTTTGATTTCCAGAAAGGAATCGATAAGGCTCAAATCCTCGAGTTGGCTCAGCTTGACTTTATCCGCCGCAAACAGGGGGTAATTCTTGCCGGTAATTCCGGTACCGGCAAGAGTCACATCGCCAAGGCGCTCCTGCTGCTTGCCTGCAAGGAAACCTACCGCTGTCGCTATACCACGGCAAGCGACATGCTCCGGGATCTCTTTTCAGGACTGGCCGACGACACTCTCGCTCTCAAACTCAAGCGCTATCTGACGCCTGACCTGCTGCTCATAGACGAAGTCGGCTTTGACCGCCTTGAGCAACAGGATCCGTGTAACGCCTGCCTCTTTCATAAAGTGATTGACGGACGTTACTGCAAGAGTTCGACAATGCTGACCTCAAATATCGATTTCAAGGAACTGGGGGATTATCTGGGGGATCCTGTCATTACCACCGCGATCGTCGACAGGATGGTTCACCATTCCATTATCCTGAGCATCCAGGGTCCTTCCTGGCGTCTTCATCAATCACAACAATTAAACCATTGCAGTGACCGCCCCAAGAGTGAGGTGGAATAA
- a CDS encoding site-specific integrase, translating into MGTRQNRHHLPTPTRQGFAARRVPQPVNPGLCNTIKPPKYDNRVTDYLSSEEIGELVAYIKSWKNFRAANVILFALYTGRRKGEITNLEWRDVDLENRTITCRQTKNGRTLSFPLNEKAYEVILAAKEEKISKFVFPSSTGHNYYNGFNWAWARLKKRINLDHRFHNLRHTFASHLASSGKVDIYTLKTLLGHQDVSLTMRYAHLSNESVKNASMVIDEIF; encoded by the coding sequence GTGGGCACACGCCAAAATCGGCACCACCTGCCAACGCCCACCAGGCAAGGCTTTGCGGCTAGGCGTGTTCCACAACCCGTAAACCCAGGCCTGTGTAACACAATCAAACCGCCGAAGTATGATAATCGGGTAACAGATTATTTGAGCTCTGAAGAAATTGGCGAACTGGTTGCCTACATAAAAAGTTGGAAAAATTTTCGCGCAGCAAACGTGATTCTGTTCGCTTTATACACTGGTCGTCGGAAAGGTGAGATTACAAATCTTGAATGGAGGGATGTTGATCTGGAAAATAGGACGATAACCTGCCGCCAAACCAAGAACGGCAGAACTCTATCGTTCCCCTTGAATGAAAAAGCATATGAAGTGATCTTGGCAGCAAAGGAAGAAAAAATATCGAAATTCGTCTTTCCCTCGTCTACTGGCCACAATTATTACAACGGTTTCAATTGGGCATGGGCACGGTTGAAAAAACGTATCAACCTTGATCATCGGTTTCACAATCTCCGCCACACCTTTGCTTCACATCTTGCTTCATCCGGAAAAGTTGACATCTACACACTGAAAACCCTTCTTGGGCATCAAGATGTTTCACTGACCATGCGTTATGCCCATTTATCAAATGAATCCGTCAAAAATGCGAGTATGGTTATTGACGAGATTTTTTGA